A window of Gadus chalcogrammus isolate NIFS_2021 chromosome 16, NIFS_Gcha_1.0, whole genome shotgun sequence contains these coding sequences:
- the gal3st2 gene encoding galactose-3-O-sulfotransferase 2 translates to MWVALMAFTVFCLAFQYAEVLLDVMETRNGKGSEGFMTLRVNESSATLRNPTSVSTPVREGPTAPREIYPTGVRQQLTQGEDKPKDSGPDSVCQPKKHIVFLKTHKTASSTIVNILYRYGDARNLTFGLPLNKNHQFFYPYRFDSSYVEGVRSKTGKEYHIICNHLRFNKPELVKLMPENTFYFSIMRHPVTMFESAFTYYKSIEAFHNSTSLENFLDRCWWNYKPLVAENQYAHNNLAFDFGFDNDVTYNSTDLEARTQAAVASVEQDFHLVLILEYFDESMVLLKHALCWSLDDVVSFKLNSRSEQSRRMPPPRIASKVEAWNALDWRLYVHFNATFWRRVDAEVGREEMVREVGRLRRRRDQLQAACLQDGGPVNPEHVKDVKMKPFQYGKAVIQGYNLKAALEGRAKLKCQKLITPELQYSDYLYRKQF, encoded by the exons ATGTGGGTGGCTCTGATGGCTTTCACTGTGTTCTGCCTTGCCTTTCAGTACGCCGAGGTCCTGCTCGATGTAATGGAGACCAG AAATGGCAAAGGGAGTGAGGGATTTATGACCCTTAGGGTCAATGAGTCATCAGCGACCTTGCGAAACCCTACCTCTGTGTCTACGCCAGTCAGAGAGGGGCCAACAGCCCCG AGAGAGATTTACCCCACTGGTGTCAGGCAACAATTGACTCAAGGTGAAGACAAACCCAAAGATTCAGGCCCCGACAGTGTCTGTCAgcccaaaaaacacattgtgttcCTGAAGACGCACAAGACGGCCAGCAGCACCATCGTCAACATCCTTTATCGCTACGGCGATGCACGGAACTTGACTTTTGGCCTCCCGTTGAACAAGAACCACCAGTTCTTTTACCCTTACCGTTTTGACTCTTCCTATGTGGAGGGTGTCCGCAGTAAGACGGGGAAGGAgtaccacatcatctgcaaccACTTGAGGTTCAACAAACCTGAG TTGGTAAAGCTGATGCCTGAGAACACCTTCTACTTCTCCATCATGAGGCACCCCGTCACCATGTTCGAGTCCGCCTTCACCTACTACAAGAGCATTGAGGCCTTCCACAACTCTACCAGCCTGGAGAACTTCCTAGACCGCTGCTGGTGGAACTACAAACCCCTGGTGGCCGAAAACCAGTATGCTCACAACAACCTGGCTTTCGACTTTGGCTTCGACAACGACGTCACCTACAACTCAACAGACCTGGAGGCACGCACCCAGGCCGCTGTGGCGTCCGTGGAGCAGGACTTTCACCTGGTCCTCATCTTGGAGTACTTCGATGAGTCCATGGTGCTGCTCAAACACGCGTTGTGCTGGTCCCTGGACGACGTGGTGTCCTTCAAGCTCAACAGTCGCAGCGAGCAGTCGCGTCGCATGCCGCCACCGCGCATCGCGTCCAAGGTGGAGGCGTGGAACGCCCTGGATTGGCGGCTGTACGTCCATTTCAATGCCACCTTCTGGAGGAGGGTGGACGCAGAGGTGGGGCGAGAGGAGATGGTGCGGGAGGTGGGGCGGCTGCGAAGGCGGCGGGATCAGCTGCAGGCGGCGTGCCTCCAGGACGGCGGCCCCGTGAACCCCGAGCACGTAAAGGATGTCAAGATGAAGCCCTTCCAGTACGGGAAGGCTGTTATCCAGGGCTATAATTTAAAGGCAGCTCTGGAAGGCCGAGCCAAGTTGAAGTGCCAGAAGCTTATCACGCCCGAGCTGCAGTACTCAGACTATCTGTACAGGAAACAGTTTTAA
- the kcnj13 gene encoding inward rectifier potassium channel 13, with product MTTKSHNNDLGGKASSSPLLSSPARQRLVTKDGHCTLGAPPPPPGLWPWAPGRAWLLTFQDLWGAVVGLRWRWVLLAFCASFVAHWLLFACLWYLLAHLNGDLAVLDHDAPPLGHVVCVKHITSFTAAFSFSLETQLTIGYGTMFPSGDCPSAIALLAVQMLLGLMLEAFITGAFVAKIARPQKRAGAIQFSPQAVVGQHQGQTCLMLRATNVLQRPLVDVKVSAVLYEECEGQTLHQTSLDFQLDHLGTRSCPFFIFPLTFFHLLDRRSPLHPALCEGSSTHFELVVFLSASQEGTGDTCQKRTSYLRQEIKFDRRFLPAMGLDALGRYKVNGQQFDTTHSREPLAKDCVVQINGDGSDRME from the exons ATGACGACCAAATCCCACAACAACGACCTAGGCGGcaaggcctcctcctcccccctcctctcctctcccgccCGCCAGCGCCTGGTGACCAAGGACGGGCACTGCACCCTGGGCGCAccgcccccgcccccaggcCTGTGGCCCTGGGCGCCGGGCCGCGCCTGGCTGCTTACCTTCCAGGACCTGTGGGGGGCGGTGGTTGGTCTTCGCTGGCGCTGGGTGCTGCTGGCCTTCTGCGCCTCCTTCGTAGCCCACTGGCTGCTGTTCGCCTGCCTGTGGTACCTGCTAGCGCACCTCAACGGGGACCTGGCCGTGCTGGACCACGACGCGCCGCCACTCGGACACGTGGTGTGCGTCAAGCACATCACCAGCTTCACCGccgccttctccttctccctggagACCCAGCTGACCATCGGCTACGGCACCATGTTCCCCAGCGGAGACTGCCCCAGCgccatcgccctgctggcgGTGCAGATGCTACTGGGGCTCATGCTGGAGGCCTTCATCACAG GGGCGTTCGTGGCCAAGATCGCCCGTCCCCAGAAGCGAGCCGGAGCCATCCAGTTCAGCCCTCAGGCCGTCGTGGGCCAGCACCAGGGCCAAACGTGCCTCATGCTGCGGGCCACCAACGTGCTccagcgccccctggtggacgtGAAGGTGAGCGCCGTGCTCTACGAGGAATGCGAGGGTCAGACGCTGCACCAGACCTCTCTGGACTTCCAGCTGGACCACCTGGGCACGAGGTCCTGCCCCTTCTTCATCTTCCCCCTCACTTTCTTCCACCTACTGGACCGCCGCAGCCCCTTGCACCCGGCACTCTGCGAGGGGAGCTCCACCCACTTTGAGCTGGTGGTCTTCCTATCCGCGTCCCAGGAGGGCACAGGGGACACCTGTCAGAAGAGGACCTCCTACCTCCGCCAAGAGATCAAGTTCGACCGGCGCTTTCTCCCGGCCATGGGCCTGGACGCCCTGGGTCGGTACAAGGTGAATGGCCAGCAGTTTGACACGACCCACTCCAGGGAACCTTTGGCAAAGGACTGTGTGGTGCAGATCAACGGAGACGGGAGCGACCGGATggagtga